The following coding sequences are from one Fimbriiglobus ruber window:
- the rph gene encoding ribonuclease PH, giving the protein MPRPAARRPDQLRPLSFKRKYTGSAPGSVLVKAGRTTVLCTCCVDSKVPDFLVGKGKGWLTAEYGMLPGSTNTRKARDKGGKVDGRSVEIQRLIGRSLRAIVNLDALGERTLWIDCDVIEADGGTRTASITGAFVALVDALQSVKKDLPAGIAGVLKDSVAAVSVGIVDGEPRLDLEYVEDRDADVDMNLVMTGSGKFIEVQGTGEEATYTRAELDSLLALGTAGIEQITKAQRATLGKAWPLA; this is encoded by the coding sequence ATGCCACGACCCGCAGCCCGCCGGCCCGACCAACTCCGGCCGCTCTCCTTCAAGCGCAAGTACACGGGTTCCGCGCCCGGCAGCGTACTCGTGAAGGCCGGGCGGACGACCGTCTTGTGTACCTGCTGTGTCGACTCGAAGGTGCCGGACTTCCTCGTCGGCAAGGGCAAGGGGTGGCTGACGGCCGAATACGGGATGCTGCCGGGGTCCACGAACACCCGCAAGGCGCGGGACAAGGGCGGGAAGGTGGACGGCCGTAGCGTCGAGATCCAGCGGCTCATCGGCCGCAGCCTCCGCGCGATCGTCAACCTGGACGCACTCGGCGAACGGACGCTGTGGATCGATTGCGACGTAATCGAGGCGGACGGCGGCACCCGGACGGCCAGCATCACCGGGGCGTTCGTGGCCCTCGTTGACGCCCTGCAAAGCGTCAAGAAAGACCTCCCCGCGGGGATCGCGGGCGTACTGAAAGACAGCGTCGCCGCGGTCAGCGTCGGGATCGTGGACGGGGAACCCCGGCTCGACCTGGAGTACGTCGAGGACCGCGACGCCGACGTGGACATGAACCTCGTGATGACCGGGTCCGGGAAGTTCATCGAGGTGCAGGGGACCGGCGAAGAGGCGACGTACACGCGGGCCGAACTCGATTCGCTGCTCGCGCTCGGCACCGCCGGGATCGAGCAAATCACGAAGGCCCAGCGGGCCACCCTCGGCAAGGCGTGGCCGCTCGCGTAA
- a CDS encoding DUF58 domain-containing protein, producing MPQTLSPDVLARIDKLELEARQVVEGYLAGRHRSPRHGFAVEFAQHREYAPGDDVRHMDWKVYARTERYHLKQYEQETNLVAWLIVDASESMRVSTVRGKDGNPVAKYDVACVLAGALAYLITRQSDSVGFHLYADRPRVGLRPSGSQGQVREILRGLSDGPFPTLANTGQALRELGGSLGRRGIVFVISDLLDDPDEFATGLRILRSQKHEVVVFQVLDAAELDFPFRHPTLFRGLEDLPEISTDPLSVRDSYLAELGKHLAAVEAVCHTMATDLVRVRTDDDLSQVLAGYLQKRRGK from the coding sequence ATGCCGCAAACATTGTCCCCGGACGTTCTCGCCCGGATCGACAAGCTGGAACTCGAAGCCCGGCAGGTGGTCGAGGGGTATCTGGCCGGCCGGCACCGCAGCCCGCGGCACGGGTTCGCCGTCGAGTTCGCCCAGCACCGGGAGTACGCGCCGGGCGACGACGTCCGGCACATGGACTGGAAGGTTTACGCGCGGACGGAGCGGTATCACCTCAAACAATATGAACAGGAAACCAACCTCGTCGCGTGGCTGATCGTGGACGCGAGCGAGTCGATGCGGGTGAGTACGGTTCGGGGGAAGGACGGGAACCCGGTCGCCAAGTACGACGTGGCCTGCGTCCTGGCCGGGGCGCTGGCCTACCTCATTACCCGCCAGTCGGACAGCGTCGGCTTTCACCTGTACGCCGACCGGCCGCGCGTCGGGTTGCGGCCGTCCGGGAGTCAGGGACAGGTCCGCGAGATCCTCCGCGGCCTGTCCGATGGCCCGTTCCCGACCCTGGCGAACACCGGCCAAGCTCTCCGCGAGCTGGGCGGGTCGCTCGGCCGGCGGGGGATCGTCTTCGTCATCAGCGATTTGCTCGACGACCCGGACGAATTCGCGACCGGCCTCCGCATCCTCCGGTCGCAAAAGCACGAGGTCGTCGTGTTCCAGGTCCTCGACGCGGCCGAACTCGACTTCCCGTTCCGCCACCCGACCCTGTTCCGCGGGCTCGAAGACCTGCCCGAAATCAGCACCGACCCGCTCTCCGTCCGCGACAGCTACCTGGCCGAGTTGGGCAAGCACCTCGCGGCCGTCGAGGCCGTCTGCCACACGATGGCAACCGACCTCGTCCGCGTCCGCACGGACGATGACCTCAGCCAGGTGCTGGCCGGGTACTTGCAAAAGCGGCGGGGGAAGTAG
- a CDS encoding DUF1549 domain-containing protein, giving the protein MRTLRPLYAAIALLCAAVPARADNLLPADRPMPDVVDHYVDDLLKQDNILAAPQADAATLIRRLTLDLVGRVPTAAEADAYVASTDPDKRTKLVDRLMASPGFVRHQATQFDAMLNSVLGNDGRVRSIREYLQTALADGKPWDKIFRELMIPNEDDPKQKGASEYLRGRVTDLDRLTTDVSAAFFGVNISCAQCHDHPLVADWKQDHFYGMKSFFARSFDANGVLAERDAGLIKFKPTKGPERTAKLMFLTGATVDTDTLRELTKEEQKREKELTDKKGDKKGAKKTPAPPKFSARAKLVEVSLKPGETEFFAKSIANRMWHRFFGYGLVNPLDQMHSENPPSHPDLLAWLARDTAAHGYDLKRLVRGIVMSRAYSRSSVYPSASVPASKYFAVARLKPLTPMQLSTALKLVVVDPASFEKQKPEELEKKFEGIESGARGWANSFAQPTDDFQIGVGEALLFSNSGRVYGELLSDNGGTLLGRVKALKDPKEAVALMIKTVYTRPATESELTALSEYVRKRNDRPSEAYKQVLWALLTSAEFRFAY; this is encoded by the coding sequence ATGCGGACGCTCCGCCCCCTGTACGCCGCCATCGCCTTGCTCTGCGCCGCCGTACCCGCCCGGGCCGACAATTTGCTTCCGGCCGACCGACCGATGCCGGACGTCGTGGACCACTACGTCGATGACCTACTCAAACAAGACAATATTCTCGCGGCCCCGCAAGCCGATGCCGCCACGTTGATTCGCCGGCTCACGCTCGACCTGGTCGGCCGCGTCCCCACGGCCGCGGAAGCCGACGCCTACGTGGCCTCGACCGACCCCGACAAGCGGACCAAGCTCGTCGATCGGCTCATGGCGTCCCCGGGCTTCGTCCGGCACCAGGCCACGCAGTTCGACGCGATGCTGAACAGCGTGCTGGGCAACGACGGCCGCGTCCGCAGCATCCGCGAATACCTTCAGACCGCCCTCGCGGACGGCAAGCCGTGGGACAAGATTTTCCGCGAGCTGATGATCCCGAACGAGGACGACCCGAAACAAAAGGGCGCGAGCGAATACCTCCGCGGTCGCGTGACCGATCTCGACCGCCTGACCACCGACGTCAGCGCGGCCTTCTTCGGCGTGAACATCAGCTGCGCCCAGTGCCACGACCACCCGCTCGTCGCCGACTGGAAGCAGGACCATTTTTACGGCATGAAGTCGTTCTTCGCCCGCTCGTTCGACGCGAACGGGGTACTCGCGGAGCGGGACGCCGGGCTCATCAAGTTCAAGCCGACCAAGGGGCCGGAGCGGACCGCCAAGCTCATGTTCTTGACCGGAGCCACGGTCGACACCGACACACTCCGCGAACTGACCAAGGAAGAACAGAAGCGGGAAAAAGAGTTGACGGACAAGAAGGGAGATAAGAAGGGGGCCAAGAAGACGCCCGCACCGCCGAAGTTCAGTGCCCGGGCCAAACTGGTCGAGGTGTCACTGAAGCCCGGCGAGACCGAGTTCTTCGCCAAGTCGATCGCGAACCGCATGTGGCACCGGTTCTTCGGCTACGGCTTGGTTAACCCGCTCGACCAGATGCACTCCGAGAACCCGCCGTCCCACCCGGACCTGCTCGCGTGGCTGGCCCGCGACACGGCCGCCCACGGCTACGACCTGAAGCGGCTCGTCCGCGGCATCGTGATGAGCCGGGCCTACTCGCGGTCGAGCGTCTACCCGAGCGCGTCGGTGCCGGCGTCCAAATATTTCGCCGTCGCCCGCCTGAAACCGCTCACGCCGATGCAGCTCTCGACCGCCCTCAAGTTGGTCGTGGTCGACCCGGCCTCGTTCGAGAAACAGAAGCCAGAGGAACTTGAGAAGAAGTTCGAGGGCATCGAAAGCGGCGCCCGCGGCTGGGCTAACTCGTTCGCCCAGCCGACGGACGACTTCCAGATCGGCGTCGGCGAGGCGCTCCTATTCAGTAACAGCGGCCGGGTTTACGGCGAACTCCTGAGCGACAACGGAGGCACGCTACTCGGCCGGGTGAAAGCCCTGAAAGACCCGAAGGAAGCCGTCGCGCTGATGATTAAGACGGTTTACACGCGGCCCGCGACCGAGTCCGAACTGACCGCCCTCAGCGAATACGTCCGCAAGCGAAATGACCGGCCGAGCGAAGCGTACAAACAGGTGCTGTGGGCGTTGCTCACAAGTGCCGAGTTCCGGTTCGCGTATTAA
- a CDS encoding leucine-rich repeat domain-containing protein, with amino-acid sequence MTAGLILSAGFCARPAGAQDRVSEAEAKAAAEVRKYAQVTVDEKHPDKPVIGVLFRASLDETQVAHFNALKHLKSLDGIDVKFGPGIFKKLKDHPTLESLSLGGTSDLAMIQQLPDGPAIKNFSRIGFDGLSSPAEYFEALAKVSSLRSVKVWTNDLKPEIVRPLWKLKKLESFFLMSSTGSGLSADDVVGFAALKELTCPVSPSESLFAAIGHMKTLRKLQISGMINTKGEPDYPLPVRGTAKLGNLTELTELSLGIPIRDIDLKALAGLKHLTHLHLSTDAITANGLAALAKLPELTSISFSRPPAEAIPGLKGFVQLKQLRIVYGSLTDDGAAAIGTLTNLESLDLLGVTAETDAVISAVAKLDKLRVLSLIGIELTDTDLAALSESKSLEEFRITSTKITAAGRDALQKKLPKLKILTGQEAALRTMIKPQ; translated from the coding sequence GTGACCGCGGGGTTGATTCTCTCGGCCGGGTTCTGTGCCCGACCGGCCGGAGCGCAAGACCGCGTGTCGGAGGCGGAAGCAAAGGCGGCCGCGGAGGTGAGGAAGTATGCCCAAGTGACAGTGGACGAAAAGCATCCGGACAAACCCGTTATCGGCGTACTCTTCCGCGCGTCACTCGACGAAACTCAGGTTGCGCATTTCAATGCGCTGAAGCACTTGAAATCATTGGATGGAATCGACGTAAAATTCGGGCCTGGAATATTCAAGAAGCTGAAGGACCACCCGACGCTCGAATCGCTCAGCCTCGGCGGCACAAGCGATCTCGCGATGATCCAGCAACTGCCGGACGGGCCGGCGATCAAAAATTTCAGTCGTATAGGTTTCGACGGGCTTTCTTCTCCGGCCGAATACTTCGAGGCCCTTGCGAAAGTCTCGTCGCTCCGCTCCGTCAAAGTTTGGACGAATGATCTCAAGCCCGAAATCGTTCGTCCGTTGTGGAAATTAAAAAAACTCGAATCGTTCTTTCTCATGTCGTCCACGGGCTCCGGGTTGTCGGCCGATGACGTGGTGGGGTTTGCTGCCCTGAAAGAACTCACGTGCCCGGTATCGCCATCGGAGTCCTTGTTCGCGGCAATTGGCCACATGAAGACCCTTCGGAAACTGCAGATAAGTGGAATGATAAATACGAAGGGTGAACCGGACTACCCACTCCCGGTGCGGGGGACCGCCAAACTGGGTAACTTGACCGAACTGACTGAGTTAAGCTTGGGCATTCCGATCCGGGACATCGATCTTAAAGCGCTAGCCGGGTTAAAGCACCTCACTCATCTCCACCTCTCTACCGACGCAATAACGGCGAACGGTTTGGCGGCACTGGCCAAGTTACCCGAGTTGACATCGATCAGTTTCTCCCGGCCGCCAGCGGAGGCAATACCCGGGCTCAAGGGCTTTGTCCAATTGAAGCAGCTGCGGATTGTGTACGGCTCACTCACCGACGACGGAGCCGCCGCGATCGGAACGCTGACGAATTTGGAATCACTCGACTTGCTCGGGGTGACAGCGGAGACGGACGCGGTGATTTCGGCCGTCGCCAAACTCGACAAGCTTCGCGTTCTGTCCTTGATTGGAATTGAACTGACTGACACAGATCTGGCGGCACTTTCGGAATCCAAATCGCTGGAAGAGTTCAGGATCACGTCGACGAAAATCACCGCCGCCGGGCGGGATGCGTTGCAAAAGAAGCTGCCGAAATTGAAAATCCTCACCGGCCAAGAGGCGGCCTTACGCACCATGATCAAGCCACAGTAA